Proteins from a genomic interval of Alphaproteobacteria bacterium:
- a CDS encoding nuclear transport factor 2 family protein — MTEHEEIAAALQLYFDGLYEGDLEEFGRIFHENSHLYFHADGVVNDWPRQDYFERIARRDSPASQNLARRDRIVFIDVSDDGTAYAKVECQMPPRYFTDYLTLLRDGGQWRIISKTFSAVVRED, encoded by the coding sequence ATGACCGAACACGAGGAAATTGCCGCCGCATTGCAGCTCTATTTCGATGGGCTATACGAGGGCGATCTGGAGGAATTCGGGCGTATCTTCCACGAGAACTCCCATCTCTACTTCCATGCCGACGGCGTCGTCAACGACTGGCCGCGCCAGGACTACTTCGAGCGCATCGCCCGGCGGGACTCTCCAGCCAGCCAGAATCTGGCACGGCGCGACCGCATCGTCTTCATCGACGTCTCCGATGACGGCACGGCCTATGCCAAGGTCGAATGCCAGATGCCGCCGCGCTATTTCACCGATTATCTGACGCTGCTGCGCGACGGCGGTCAGTGGCGCATCATTTCCAAGACCTTCAGCGCCGTGGTGCGCGAGGACTAA